Proteins encoded together in one Kribbella voronezhensis window:
- a CDS encoding winged helix DNA-binding domain-containing protein produces the protein MERIGVGERRARIGRRHRLAPSCQATGPLEATEAVVVLHATDPATVHLSVAARVPGSEVAGTERALYDDRTLIRMLGMRRTVFVAPTAFAPVIQAACTEDIAMKQRKLLVKHLVEAGIGPDADAAGKWLRAVEESTATALALRGSATANELSADEPRLRTRLSMAEGKSYAAQPYVTSRVLFQLAAEGRIVRGRPIGTWLSGQHQWSPAENWLPGGLGDKLPAEDARAELARAWLTSFGPGTAADLQWWSGWTLGQTKKALTAVDAVEVDLDGAVGYVLPGDEGPETEVEPWVALLPALDPTPMGWKERDWYLGDYKPQLFDNTGNVGPTVWVNGRIVGGWGQPESGEVRFRLLEDVGAEATRAIEVEAAKWTSWLAGVRVTPRFRSPLEKTLSQA, from the coding sequence ATGGAGCGGATCGGGGTCGGCGAGCGGCGGGCGAGGATCGGGCGGCGGCATCGGCTGGCACCGTCCTGCCAGGCGACGGGTCCGCTCGAGGCCACCGAGGCCGTGGTGGTGCTGCACGCCACCGACCCGGCGACCGTGCACCTGTCGGTCGCCGCCAGGGTGCCGGGGAGTGAGGTCGCGGGCACAGAGCGTGCCCTGTACGACGATCGCACGCTGATCCGGATGCTCGGCATGCGGCGGACCGTCTTCGTGGCGCCGACGGCCTTCGCGCCGGTGATCCAGGCCGCCTGCACCGAGGACATCGCCATGAAACAGCGCAAACTCCTGGTCAAGCACCTGGTCGAGGCCGGGATCGGGCCGGACGCGGACGCGGCCGGCAAGTGGTTGCGGGCGGTCGAGGAGTCGACGGCGACCGCTCTGGCGCTGCGCGGTTCCGCCACCGCGAACGAACTGTCCGCCGACGAACCACGCCTGCGGACCCGCCTCTCGATGGCCGAAGGCAAGTCGTACGCCGCCCAGCCGTACGTCACCAGCCGGGTGCTGTTCCAGCTGGCCGCTGAGGGCCGCATCGTCCGCGGTCGCCCGATCGGGACGTGGCTCAGCGGACAACACCAGTGGTCCCCCGCCGAGAACTGGCTGCCGGGCGGGCTGGGCGACAAGCTGCCCGCGGAGGACGCCCGAGCGGAGCTCGCCAGGGCCTGGCTGACCTCGTTCGGGCCTGGAACGGCCGCGGATCTGCAGTGGTGGTCGGGCTGGACTCTGGGTCAGACGAAGAAGGCGCTCACCGCGGTGGACGCGGTCGAGGTGGATCTGGATGGTGCCGTCGGCTACGTCCTGCCCGGCGACGAGGGGCCGGAGACCGAGGTCGAGCCGTGGGTCGCGCTGCTGCCGGCGCTGGACCCGACGCCGATGGGCTGGAAAGAACGCGACTGGTACCTCGGCGACTACAAGCCCCAGCTCTTCGACAACACCGGCAACGTCGGCCCGACAGTCTGGGTGAACGGCCGGATCGTCGGCGGCTGGGGCCAGCCCGAGTCCGGCGAGGTCCGCTTCAGGTTGCTGGAGGACGTCGGCGCCGAGGCGACCCGGGCGATCGAGGTCGAAGCCGCGAAATGGACGAGTTGGCTGGCCGGCGTACGGGTGACTCCGCGGTTCCGGTCGCCGCTGGAGAAGACGCTGTCCCAGGCTTAG